Proteins from a single region of Streptomyces glaucescens:
- a CDS encoding Lrp/AsnC family transcriptional regulator has translation MIRGYTAVIEDSRAGMLQAFIEIRLLGATDSDEIEGIAESIPEIEESHSIAGTSDALLKLRVRDVKHLQQVINAVRRTGKVEGTKTFIIMNTWTRATARAGTP, from the coding sequence GTGATCCGCGGATACACCGCGGTCATCGAGGACAGCCGGGCGGGCATGCTCCAGGCGTTCATCGAGATCCGCCTGCTCGGCGCGACCGACAGTGACGAGATCGAGGGCATCGCCGAGAGCATCCCGGAGATCGAGGAGAGCCACAGCATCGCCGGCACCTCCGACGCTCTGCTCAAGCTCCGGGTCAGGGACGTGAAGCATCTTCAGCAGGTGATCAACGCCGTACGCCGGACCGGCAAGGTGGAGGGCACCAAGACCTTCATCATCATGAACACCTGGACCCGCGCGACCGCGCGTGCCGGCACCCCGTAA
- a CDS encoding LuxR C-terminal-related transcriptional regulator produces the protein MPDSAMGMNASHEAGPVLPVVPEDVDGIRRVVLFGPPGSGKTTAAGVLGRRSGLPVLRLAPGPQDTGIPYTGLLELALAFPALPASRELTAALDETAGRSGSPDDAGRALRLRRLTADLLREAPPMTLVVDNAQWLDPASAAVLGWALRLAPDLPVIAAERTWRPGAGSHWCGEDACAVRVPPLTAPQVATLLSPYRLAPREVTRIHAYSGGNPALALALADASRPLPDRDGVSESALPPTVRRLVGEWLDELPVQVQELLTFAALDDRPDLELLGRLAGPAAEALLAQAEAAGLFDIGRVDGSVRFTASAIGTELVARLPGEARRLLHARLAEASRDSVRRDRHTVLAADADDPRSARRAARAAVRARQRGDHVLAAELSLLAAQRTPQDDGDLLIERALTAVRDAAHYGDLPRARAAARLVLGQDTTPDQRVDALVALIDASGQHLYSADELFAAALRAAAGRSDLTARILIRQSVWANVNEGDPHRACALAGRATALAESAGDTTTAVMALTMQARLQRVLGHPDAGTTLSRALSLPRAASIPVNGTPQHLAARHALFDDRPDEARTALLPLLVEAERTGDAEATVDVLRSLAEAELRAGRCARALDHAHRAQALTDGTALSAAPACYTSALVEGAARRTDLALVHARRGVDTARQEDNKVFLSRNLFALGHLLLATGRPKEALEALEEVRDLEGLQQVRDPSVLRWHPELAETLIALGRLDQARSLLDDTRRTATDLGRDTVLPSLERSQALLDAARGHYDTAARRLTEAADRLRHLPLERGRTLLALSHTERRGRRRASARAAAQSAADLFTAHRAHPWAETAARTLGRLEDAPTDHNDRPRLTPAEQRCAELAAAGVSNRDIATTLTVSVKTVEATLTRVYRKLGLHSRFQLAHTVTPARE, from the coding sequence ATGCCAGACTCTGCGATGGGGATGAACGCGTCCCACGAGGCCGGTCCCGTGCTGCCGGTGGTGCCGGAAGACGTGGACGGCATCCGCCGGGTGGTCCTGTTCGGGCCGCCCGGAAGCGGCAAGACCACCGCGGCCGGTGTCCTGGGACGGCGGTCGGGCCTGCCGGTTCTCCGGCTGGCCCCGGGCCCACAGGACACCGGGATCCCGTACACCGGGCTGCTCGAACTCGCGCTGGCCTTCCCGGCCCTGCCCGCTTCACGGGAGCTGACGGCGGCACTCGACGAGACCGCCGGCCGGTCCGGTTCTCCGGACGATGCCGGTCGGGCACTTCGGCTGCGCCGCCTGACCGCTGATCTGCTGCGGGAGGCACCGCCCATGACGCTGGTGGTGGACAACGCCCAGTGGCTGGACCCGGCCAGTGCGGCCGTCCTGGGCTGGGCGTTGCGCCTGGCTCCGGACCTTCCCGTCATCGCGGCCGAGCGCACCTGGCGCCCGGGGGCCGGAAGCCACTGGTGCGGAGAGGACGCGTGCGCGGTACGCGTCCCGCCCCTGACGGCCCCTCAGGTCGCGACCTTGCTGTCCCCGTACCGGCTCGCCCCCCGCGAGGTCACGCGCATCCACGCGTACAGCGGCGGGAATCCGGCCCTGGCCCTGGCGCTGGCCGACGCCTCGCGCCCGCTCCCGGACCGGGACGGTGTCAGCGAGTCGGCCCTGCCGCCGACGGTCCGCCGACTGGTGGGTGAGTGGCTGGACGAGCTACCGGTCCAGGTACAGGAACTGCTGACGTTCGCCGCACTCGATGACCGGCCCGACCTCGAACTGCTCGGCCGCCTCGCCGGCCCGGCAGCCGAGGCCCTCCTCGCCCAGGCCGAGGCGGCGGGACTGTTCGACATCGGACGGGTGGACGGGAGCGTGCGGTTCACCGCCTCCGCGATCGGCACGGAACTCGTGGCCCGGCTGCCGGGCGAGGCGCGCAGGCTCCTGCACGCTCGCCTGGCCGAGGCCAGCCGCGACAGCGTCCGCCGCGACCGGCACACCGTGCTGGCGGCCGACGCCGACGATCCGCGGTCGGCCCGCCGCGCCGCCCGCGCCGCCGTACGCGCCCGGCAGCGAGGCGACCACGTGCTCGCGGCGGAGCTCTCCCTCCTCGCCGCCCAGCGCACCCCTCAGGACGACGGCGACCTGCTCATCGAACGGGCCCTGACCGCCGTACGCGACGCCGCCCACTACGGTGACCTCCCCCGCGCTCGGGCCGCCGCCCGCCTTGTCCTGGGCCAGGACACCACCCCGGACCAGCGCGTCGATGCCCTCGTCGCCCTGATCGACGCGAGCGGCCAGCACCTGTACAGCGCGGACGAACTGTTCGCCGCCGCACTCCGCGCGGCGGCCGGACGATCCGACCTCACTGCGCGGATCCTCATCCGCCAGTCCGTCTGGGCCAACGTCAACGAGGGCGACCCCCACCGGGCGTGTGCCCTGGCCGGCCGGGCCACCGCCCTCGCCGAGAGCGCCGGCGACACCACCACCGCCGTCATGGCCCTCACGATGCAGGCCCGCCTCCAACGCGTCCTCGGCCATCCCGACGCCGGGACCACGCTCAGCCGTGCCCTGTCCCTGCCACGCGCCGCCTCCATCCCCGTCAACGGCACACCTCAGCACCTCGCCGCCCGGCACGCCCTCTTCGACGACCGCCCGGACGAGGCCCGCACCGCTCTGCTTCCCCTGCTCGTCGAAGCCGAGCGGACGGGAGACGCCGAGGCGACCGTGGACGTCCTGCGCAGCCTCGCCGAGGCCGAACTCCGGGCCGGACGGTGCGCCAGAGCACTCGACCATGCCCACCGCGCGCAGGCGCTGACCGACGGGACCGCCCTGTCGGCCGCACCGGCCTGTTACACCTCCGCCCTCGTCGAGGGCGCCGCCCGGCGCACCGACCTCGCCCTCGTCCACGCGCGCCGCGGTGTGGACACCGCCCGGCAGGAGGACAACAAGGTCTTCCTCTCCCGCAACCTCTTCGCCCTAGGCCACCTCCTCCTGGCCACCGGCCGCCCCAAGGAAGCCCTGGAGGCCCTGGAGGAGGTGCGGGACCTGGAGGGACTTCAGCAGGTCCGCGACCCGTCCGTCCTGCGCTGGCATCCCGAGCTCGCCGAGACCCTCATCGCCCTCGGCCGCCTCGACCAGGCGCGAAGCCTCCTGGACGACACCCGCCGCACCGCGACCGACCTCGGCAGGGACACCGTGCTTCCCTCCCTCGAACGCTCCCAGGCGCTCCTGGACGCCGCCCGCGGCCACTACGACACCGCGGCCCGGCGCCTCACCGAAGCGGCCGACCGGCTCCGCCACCTTCCCCTCGAACGGGGCCGGACCCTCCTGGCGCTCAGCCACACCGAACGACGCGGACGCCGCCGCGCCAGCGCCCGCGCCGCCGCGCAAAGCGCCGCCGACCTCTTCACCGCCCACCGGGCACACCCCTGGGCCGAAACCGCCGCGCGCACCCTCGGCCGACTGGAAGACGCGCCCACGGACCACAACGACCGCCCCCGCCTCACCCCGGCCGAACAACGCTGCGCCGAACTCGCCGCCGCCGGAGTGAGCAACCGCGACATCGCCACCACCCTCACCGTCAGCGTCAAGACGGTCGAAGCGACCCTCACCCGCGTCTACCGGAAACTCGGCCTGCACTCACGCTTCCAGTTGGCGCACACCGTCACACCAGCACGTGAGTGA